One Setaria viridis chromosome 5, Setaria_viridis_v4.0, whole genome shotgun sequence genomic region harbors:
- the LOC117858092 gene encoding probable serine/threonine-protein kinase At1g54610 — protein sequence MGCILGKLSTAPGSSLFFPAAAAAAAGGGGEKAAEVQLQAPPQEHIAAVRKDASGWPLWLSEAAGDALRGWAPRGADAFQKLEKIGSGTYSNVYKAIDVESGRVVALKKVRVDGVGEAESARFMAREIALLRRLGDHPHVVRLEGLVTSRLNTAPSLYLVFEYMEHDLTGLTACATASGRRLSLPQVKCYMKQLLSGIEHCHNNGVLHRDIKSSNLLVSSDGILKIADFGLATSYDPDNMRPMTSQVITLWYRPPELLLGATHYGVGVDLWSVGCILAELLLGEPIFPGRTEVEQLHKIFKLCGTPSEDYWEKMKFAHPTFKPYERCLAEKFKDVPPSTLSLLETLLSIDPDMRGTATDALNSEFFRTEPYACEPSSLPRYPPCKERDVKLKYEKHKRKSRVNGSVERHKNRQHASQNPGRRVFTPDVNNKPQANPKVPRLVTSTSTTKLERFPPPHLDASIGYSLDSSADGTTEEFFTSSVVELKKMPSVIFGHMKSYLNSPKKGMQKAKPSLNMAPSTVLIGAFRPYSLGHPMEVRRKNREQFRGKGRNVVGAVK from the exons ATGGGCTGCATCCTCGGTAAGCTCTCCACGGCGCCCGgctcctccctcttcttccccgccgccgccgccgccgccgctggaggaggaggggaaaaggCGGCAGAGGTGCAGCTCCAGGCGCCGCCGCAGGAGCACATCGCGGCGGTGAGGAAGGACGCGTCCGGGTGGCCCCTCTGGCTCTccgaggccgccggcgacgcgctcCGGGGATGGGCGCCCCGCGGCGCCGACGCCTTCCAGAAGCTCGAGAAG ATTGGGTCAGGAACGTACAGCAACGTGTACAAGGCGATTGACGTGGAGAGCGGCCGCGTGGTGGCGCTGAAGAAGGTGCGGGtggacggcgtcggcgaggccgAGAGCGCGCGGTTCATGGCGCGGGAGATcgccctgctccgccgcctcggcgaCCACCCCCACGTCGTCCGCCTCGAGGGGCTCGTCACCTCCCGCCTCAACACCGCTCCCTCCCTCTACCTCGTCTTTGAGTACATGGAGCATGACCTCACTGGCCTCACCGCCTGCGCaaccgcctccggccgccgcctgtCCTTGCCTCAG GTGAAGTGCTACATGAAACAATTACTTTCCGGGATTGAACACTGCCATAACAATGGTGTTCTGCACCGTGACATCAAGAGCTCGAACCTACTTGTCAGCAGTGATGGAATTCTTAAGATAGCTGACTTTGGACTTGCCACCTCTTATGATCCTGACAACATGCGGCCAATGACGAGCCAAGTGATCACGCTTTGGTATCGTCCACCTGAACTCTTGTTAGGAGCAACTCACTATGGTGTTGGTGTTGATCTTTGGAGTGTCGGTTGCATATTGGCAGAATTGCTTCTTGGTGAGCCCATATTTCCTGGAAGAACAGAG GTGGAACAATTGCACAAGATTTTCAAGTTGTGTGGTACTCCATCAGAGGATTACTGGGAGAAAATGAAGTTCGCTCATCCTACGTTCAAGCCATATGAACGGTGTCTAGCTGAAAAATTTAAGGATGTGCCACCATCTACCCTATCACTTCTTGAGACTCTCCTGTCAATTGACCCAGATATGAGAGGCACTGCAACTGATGCTCTGAACAGTGAG TTCTTCAGGACAGAACCGTATGCCTGTGAACCATCAAGCCTTCCGCGGTATCCACCATGTAAAGAAAGAGACGTGAAGCTTAAGTACGAGAAGCACAAAAG GAAGTCAAGGGTCAATGGGTCAGTAGAACGTCATAAAAACCGACAGCATGCATCACAAAATCCTGGGCGCAGAGTATTTACTCCAGATGTCAATAATAAGCCGCAAGCAAATCCAAAG GTACCAAGATTGGTAACAAGCACGAGTACTACCAAACTTGAGAGATTTCCTCCACCTCATTTGGATGCATCGATTGGTTATAGCCTAGATTCATCGGCTGATGGAACCACTGAAGAATTCTTCACATCTTCAGTTGTTGAGCTAAAGAAAATGCCGAGCGTAATATTTGGTCACATGAAATCTTACCTGAATAGCCCAAAGAAGGGCATGCAGAAGGCCAAGCCAAGCCTCAATATGGCGCCTTCCACTGTTCTCATCGGTGCATTTCGGCCTTACTCGCTTGGCCATCCCATGGAAGTGAGAAGAAAGAATAGGGAGCAATTCAGAGGCAAAGGGAGAAATGTAGTAGGTGCAGTCAAATGA